One genomic window of candidate division WOR-3 bacterium includes the following:
- the kbl gene encoding glycine C-acetyltransferase: MKEFLQTELKGVREAGLYKQERYIYGPQGADIKVEFPSGAPQKEVLNFCANNYLGLSSHPETVKSAHKALDDWGYGMSSVRFICGTQDIHRQLEQKIAAFLGLDDSILYSSCFDANGGLFETLFKEEDAILTDALNHASVIDGIRLSKAKRYIIKHMDLADLEEKLKSDEVQKARFRVFATDGAFSMDGDVATLPEICDLCEKYDTLVMVDDSHSTGFMGKHGKGTHEHCGVMGRVDIITSTMGKALGGASGGFTAARKEIVELLRQRSRPYLFSNTLPPVIAASAVTIIDLLSKSTERRDKLERNTMHFRKAMTDAGFDIRPGVHPIVPIMLYNAKLAQDFARDMYAEGIYVIGFFFPVVGKGLARIRVQLSAGHETEHIDKAVAAFTKIGKKYEILHKTKDEVVAKYGL; the protein is encoded by the coding sequence ATGAAGGAGTTCCTGCAGACGGAGCTGAAGGGCGTCCGGGAGGCAGGACTCTACAAGCAGGAACGGTACATCTACGGCCCGCAGGGAGCCGACATCAAGGTCGAGTTCCCGTCCGGCGCGCCGCAGAAGGAGGTCCTGAACTTCTGCGCCAACAACTACCTCGGGCTCTCGAGCCATCCCGAGACGGTGAAGTCGGCGCACAAGGCGCTGGACGACTGGGGCTACGGCATGTCCAGCGTTCGCTTCATCTGCGGAACGCAGGACATACACCGTCAACTCGAACAGAAGATAGCGGCGTTTCTGGGGCTCGACGACTCGATTCTCTACTCGTCCTGCTTCGACGCCAACGGCGGTCTGTTCGAGACCCTGTTCAAGGAAGAGGATGCGATCCTGACCGATGCGCTCAACCATGCTTCGGTGATCGACGGCATCCGGCTCTCCAAGGCGAAGAGGTACATCATCAAGCACATGGACCTGGCCGACCTCGAAGAGAAGCTGAAGTCCGACGAGGTCCAGAAGGCCCGGTTCCGGGTGTTCGCGACCGACGGCGCGTTCTCGATGGACGGCGACGTCGCCACCCTGCCCGAAATCTGCGACCTGTGCGAGAAGTACGACACGCTGGTGATGGTTGACGATTCCCACTCCACCGGGTTCATGGGCAAACACGGCAAGGGCACACACGAGCACTGCGGCGTGATGGGCCGCGTCGACATCATCACCTCGACCATGGGCAAGGCGCTCGGCGGGGCGTCCGGCGGGTTCACCGCCGCCCGCAAAGAGATCGTCGAGCTGCTCCGCCAGCGCTCGCGGCCCTACCTCTTCTCTAACACGCTGCCGCCTGTAATCGCGGCCTCGGCCGTGACCATCATCGACCTCTTGTCCAAGTCGACCGAGCGACGCGACAAGCTCGAGCGCAACACGATGCACTTCCGCAAGGCGATGACCGACGCCGGGTTCGACATCCGGCCGGGCGTGCATCCCATCGTGCCGATAATGCTCTACAACGCCAAGCTGGCCCAGGACTTCGCCCGCGACATGTATGCCGAGGGCATCTATGTCATCGGGTTCTTCTTCCCGGTGGTGGGCAAGGGCCTCGCGCGCATCCGGGTCCAGCTCTCGGCCGGACACGAGACCGAGCACATCGACAAAGCGGTCGCGGCCTTCACCAAGATCGGCAAGAAGTACGAAATCCTCCACAAGACCAAGGATGAAGTAGTCGCCAAGTACGGCCTGTAA